In a single window of the Alphaproteobacteria bacterium LSUCC0684 genome:
- a CDS encoding branched-chain amino acid ABC transporter permease, which translates to MDYEIVVLTNMAIGILFALSLNVITGFCGQVSLGHAAFLGIGAYTSAILTKAGVPLVVSFLPSMAMAALVGLIVGMASLRVRHDFLAITTMGVVFLFTGIVRKQDFLGGEIGISGIPAPAFGRPGLLVTALACVAIYLWFTIHIRKSWAGFAFDSIAEDEDTARLLGVNVPRFKLFAFVVGTAGAGLAGALYAHQVRFIGPDSFGFVESISVLAMVIVGGIGSIWGVILAAAVLSALPQFFQIIDDYKLLVYGLLLFGAMRFAPDGVDGLLKRLFHRRSGR; encoded by the coding sequence GTGGATTACGAGATTGTTGTTTTGACAAACATGGCGATCGGCATCCTGTTCGCTTTATCATTGAATGTAATAACCGGTTTCTGTGGTCAGGTAAGTTTGGGGCACGCTGCCTTTCTTGGTATAGGTGCCTATACCAGCGCCATCTTGACCAAGGCAGGCGTCCCGCTTGTTGTTTCCTTCCTGCCGTCTATGGCAATGGCGGCTCTTGTCGGGCTGATTGTCGGTATGGCATCACTGCGGGTGCGCCATGATTTTTTGGCAATCACAACAATGGGGGTCGTCTTTCTGTTCACCGGTATTGTCCGAAAACAGGATTTCCTGGGGGGGGAAATTGGTATTTCCGGTATTCCAGCACCTGCCTTCGGGCGACCGGGGTTGCTTGTTACAGCCTTGGCCTGTGTTGCGATATATCTGTGGTTTACCATCCATATTCGCAAGTCATGGGCCGGATTTGCTTTTGATTCCATAGCAGAGGATGAAGATACGGCGCGCTTGCTTGGTGTCAATGTTCCAAGGTTCAAATTGTTTGCCTTTGTCGTGGGAACGGCTGGAGCAGGGCTGGCAGGGGCCCTATATGCCCACCAGGTCCGATTTATTGGCCCGGACAGCTTTGGTTTTGTGGAATCGATTTCGGTGCTTGCGATGGTTATTGTTGGAGGGATTGGCTCAATTTGGGGTGTGATACTGGCTGCCGCTGTGCTTTCAGCTCTCCCGCAATTTTTCCAAATCATTGATGATTACAAGCTTCTCGTCTATGGCCTGCTTCTCTTTGGGGCGATGCGGTTTGCTCCTGATGGTGTGGACGGTCTGCTCAAGCGCCTGTTTCATCGGAGGTCAGGGCGATGA
- a CDS encoding ABC transporter ATP-binding protein: protein MSKARLSILDVTVSFGGLCALDKVTLKIDDNQLLGFIGPNGAGKTTLMRVIMGLIRPKSGRVYLNAEDITDLPTVERIHAGIALGQQIVKPLRQMSLLDNVALAVGGQKLLSPMHALFKKSRIAERETAADILNSVGLADEMHKNPNEVPLGFLKRLEVARALALRPELLLLDEPLAGLSKPEARNMADLIAQLPRPGLSVILIEHNLPEVMRVCPKLYVQANGKGLALGSPEEVMAMPEVRQAYLGKDM from the coding sequence ATGAGCAAGGCTCGGCTTTCCATCCTTGATGTGACGGTTTCCTTCGGTGGACTTTGTGCGCTGGATAAGGTCACGTTGAAAATTGATGACAATCAACTGTTGGGCTTTATCGGGCCGAATGGAGCCGGCAAAACGACATTGATGCGGGTAATCATGGGCTTGATCCGGCCAAAATCAGGGAGAGTTTATCTCAATGCTGAAGATATTACAGATCTTCCAACAGTAGAACGTATCCATGCTGGGATTGCTCTGGGTCAGCAGATAGTTAAACCCCTGCGCCAGATGTCGCTTCTTGACAATGTGGCATTGGCGGTCGGGGGACAAAAACTGCTATCCCCGATGCACGCGTTGTTCAAAAAATCGCGAATTGCCGAACGTGAAACTGCCGCCGACATTCTAAATAGCGTTGGCCTTGCTGACGAAATGCATAAAAATCCCAATGAGGTTCCTCTCGGTTTTCTCAAGCGCCTTGAAGTAGCCAGGGCACTGGCTTTGCGCCCCGAACTGCTGCTACTGGATGAGCCGCTGGCCGGACTCAGCAAGCCCGAAGCCAGAAATATGGCTGATTTGATCGCCCAACTACCACGACCGGGTCTCAGCGTCATCTTGATTGAACATAATCTTCCGGAAGTTATGCGGGTGTGCCCCAAGCTCTATGTTCAGGCGAATGGTAAAGGCCTCGCCTTGGGATCACCCGAAGAAGTGATGGCAATGCCTGAGGTGCGGCAAGCCTATCTTGGGAAGGATATGTGA
- a CDS encoding ABC transporter ATP-binding protein, whose amino-acid sequence MLQVTDLVCGYGDIIAIHQMDLTVANGGTLALVGPNGAGKTTFIMSLAGHVKPKSGSITFDGETITHIAPNRRCQRGIGLVPEGRRIFPDLSVLENLIVGGYSRPRTDEGESLASVYDVFPRLADRQGQLAGSLSGGEQQMLAFGRAMMSRPRLLLVDELSLGLMPKVVDECYVALGKLVETGIAVILVDQNSDAAIAFCDQYISLESGYMSRG is encoded by the coding sequence ATGTTGCAGGTAACGGATCTAGTTTGCGGTTATGGTGATATTATCGCCATTCACCAAATGGACCTGACGGTTGCCAATGGCGGTACCCTTGCTCTTGTTGGCCCGAATGGTGCCGGTAAAACAACATTTATCATGTCACTTGCAGGGCATGTGAAACCTAAATCTGGTTCTATTACATTTGATGGAGAAACCATCACCCATATTGCGCCAAACCGACGGTGCCAACGTGGTATTGGCCTTGTCCCCGAGGGGCGAAGAATTTTCCCGGATCTCAGCGTTCTGGAAAATCTCATTGTCGGGGGGTATTCACGACCAAGAACCGATGAGGGTGAGAGTCTGGCTTCGGTTTATGATGTCTTTCCTCGACTTGCGGATCGACAAGGCCAGCTTGCAGGTTCACTGTCAGGCGGAGAACAGCAAATGTTGGCATTCGGCCGGGCAATGATGTCGCGGCCTCGGCTTTTACTCGTTGACGAACTTTCGCTTGGCTTGATGCCAAAAGTTGTTGATGAGTGTTATGTTGCACTGGGAAAGCTGGTGGAAACGGGAATTGCGGTTATTCTGGTTGACCAAAACAGCGATGCCGCTATCGCCTTTTGCGACCAATACATCAGCCTTGAGTCAGGTTATATGAGCCGAGGGTGA
- a CDS encoding MBL fold metallo-hydrolase has translation MDYSKSENFNSSTGRFEHPGGDRHDKSLTDLVGLASKFFSREDDEWEEKGFPLMLSSKETLADFAENMIWVGHSTVMLNHQGTTVLTDPQFSGRASPFTFWGPKRATSIPFNIADLPRIDVVLISHNHYDHLDEESIRQLAQLQPDLKFLVPLGLASLLRDWGARDVEELDWWQSVTISGVEIQPTPVQHWSKRSFFDRNKTLWSGWMLRWDDFSFYFAGDTGYSDDFRKTAQRLGSPTLAAIPIGAYEPRDFMKSAHLNPEEAVKAFKDLGAKYAFGIHWGTFKLTLEKMDEPPVRLKAALKKEGISEHVFRVLTHGETWGTPLSK, from the coding sequence ATGGATTATTCCAAATCTGAAAACTTTAATTCCTCCACCGGCCGCTTCGAGCATCCTGGTGGCGATAGGCACGATAAAAGCCTCACTGACCTTGTTGGCCTCGCATCGAAGTTTTTCAGTCGTGAAGACGACGAATGGGAAGAGAAAGGTTTCCCCCTGATGCTCTCATCCAAGGAAACTCTGGCTGATTTTGCTGAAAACATGATTTGGGTGGGGCATTCTACCGTTATGCTGAACCATCAAGGCACCACGGTTTTGACAGACCCCCAGTTCTCAGGGAGGGCTTCACCCTTTACCTTCTGGGGCCCGAAGCGTGCAACCTCAATTCCCTTCAATATAGCTGATTTACCAAGGATTGATGTCGTCTTAATAAGCCATAATCATTACGACCACCTTGATGAGGAAAGCATCCGGCAGTTAGCGCAACTTCAACCAGATTTAAAATTTCTGGTTCCTCTTGGCCTCGCTTCGCTACTAAGAGATTGGGGCGCGCGGGATGTTGAAGAATTGGATTGGTGGCAATCTGTAACAATTTCCGGAGTGGAAATACAACCCACTCCTGTTCAGCATTGGTCCAAGCGGTCATTTTTTGACCGCAACAAAACTCTTTGGTCGGGATGGATGTTGCGCTGGGATGACTTCTCCTTTTATTTTGCCGGAGACACAGGCTATTCGGATGACTTCCGGAAAACGGCCCAAAGACTCGGAAGCCCAACCTTGGCGGCTATACCCATAGGCGCATATGAGCCGAGAGATTTTATGAAATCGGCGCATCTGAACCCTGAAGAGGCGGTCAAGGCGTTCAAGGATTTGGGGGCGAAATACGCATTTGGCATTCACTGGGGTACATTCAAACTGACGCTGGAGAAAATGGATGAGCCTCCAGTCAGGCTTAAGGCGGCGCTCAAGAAGGAGGGCATTTCTGAACACGTGTTCCGAGTCCTCACCCATGGTGAAACTTGGGGAACCCCGTTATCAAAATAA
- a CDS encoding aromatic ring-hydroxylating dioxygenase subunit alpha: MKHEPSLSEIVEKIKANAALPDELAEGTPPAAYISAELLELELDLIFSKEWLCVGREDEFSRPGDYKTMVIGRDPVIILRDKDGRLRAMSNVCRHRMATLLEGAGHLKAGISCPYHAWTYNLEGQLVGASHMRNNFHKNTVCLPQFALEVWNGWVYVNLDADASPLNPRLETLATRYQNYRMGEYQTLFRAEEIWDTNWKILAQNFMEGYHLFVAHSKTIEPAMPTELANALHGGEAYSLYEQGRIPGKSYERTTHTPIKNMKLAEEEKNKAVLFSVFPSHVVSVVAERTFWLSLQPHGVGQVKVLWGVDIFPGSVPDGISKDEYAKELKAGFDAINDEDKPIVSKIFENAKASAAIPGRLSPKERTIWYFQRYLAQKLTMAG, encoded by the coding sequence ATGAAACATGAACCTTCACTTTCCGAAATAGTTGAAAAAATTAAGGCTAACGCTGCTCTCCCAGATGAACTTGCAGAGGGCACGCCACCTGCCGCCTACATATCTGCGGAACTTCTGGAGCTAGAGCTTGACCTGATTTTTTCAAAAGAGTGGCTTTGCGTTGGCAGAGAGGATGAATTCTCCCGCCCCGGTGATTACAAAACCATGGTGATTGGACGTGACCCGGTTATCATTCTGCGCGACAAAGATGGAAGACTTCGGGCAATGTCTAATGTCTGCCGACATCGGATGGCAACATTGCTTGAGGGTGCTGGCCATCTCAAAGCTGGTATCAGCTGTCCTTATCACGCATGGACATACAATCTTGAAGGCCAGCTCGTTGGCGCAAGCCATATGCGGAATAACTTCCATAAGAATACAGTGTGCCTGCCTCAATTTGCTTTGGAAGTCTGGAATGGATGGGTTTATGTCAATCTAGATGCCGATGCTTCTCCACTAAACCCAAGGCTGGAGACGCTTGCCACACGATATCAGAATTACCGAATGGGTGAATATCAAACCTTGTTCAGGGCAGAGGAAATCTGGGATACGAACTGGAAGATTCTGGCTCAGAATTTCATGGAGGGTTATCATCTTTTTGTGGCCCACTCGAAAACCATCGAGCCTGCCATGCCTACCGAACTTGCCAATGCATTACATGGCGGAGAAGCCTACAGCCTTTACGAACAGGGCCGTATTCCGGGCAAGTCATATGAGCGGACAACACATACCCCAATCAAGAATATGAAACTCGCTGAAGAGGAAAAAAACAAGGCCGTGCTTTTCTCTGTTTTTCCCAGTCATGTTGTATCAGTGGTTGCTGAAAGAACGTTCTGGTTGTCGCTTCAACCCCATGGGGTCGGTCAGGTCAAAGTCCTTTGGGGTGTGGATATTTTCCCGGGCTCTGTTCCGGACGGTATCAGCAAAGACGAATACGCAAAAGAACTTAAAGCAGGATTTGATGCCATTAATGATGAAGACAAACCCATAGTCAGTAAGATTTTCGAAAACGCAAAAGCATCTGCCGCAATCCCGGGCAGGCTTTCCCCGAAAGAACGCACCATATGGTATTTTCAACGTTATCTTGCTCAGAAGTTAACGATGGCCGGATAG
- a CDS encoding winged helix-turn-helix transcriptional regulator → MNDMKKNIILDRGDVRCPIAAASAVLTDQWSVIVLRDIAFFGRRTFRDIISTNNEKIPSSTLAKRLKRLVDVGLLRFEGDETHSQRKIYCLTQAGIDLVPIIIGMAVWSTKHHIFDAHTIEFLKPLQEKNNPALDEFIKKLGTEHLD, encoded by the coding sequence ATGAACGATATGAAAAAGAACATCATATTAGACCGCGGCGATGTGAGGTGCCCTATAGCTGCGGCTTCAGCCGTTCTGACGGACCAATGGTCCGTGATTGTTCTTCGGGATATTGCTTTCTTCGGGCGCCGGACATTCCGTGACATCATTTCAACCAATAATGAAAAGATACCGTCATCAACCTTGGCAAAGCGTCTAAAGCGTCTGGTGGATGTGGGCCTCCTCCGTTTTGAAGGTGACGAGACACATTCCCAGCGAAAAATATATTGCCTCACTCAAGCAGGAATTGACCTTGTGCCGATTATTATCGGCATGGCTGTCTGGTCAACCAAACATCATATTTTTGATGCGCACACTATCGAATTTCTTAAGCCACTTCAGGAAAAGAATAATCCAGCTTTGGATGAGTTTATAAAGAAGTTAGGAACAGAACATTTAGATTAA